The Staphylococcus sp. 17KM0847 DNA segment TGCACCTACAATAACAAGCATCGCAATAAGTGTAGAAATAATAAACGACTTGGCTTTAATCTTCTTCAAATAAGTTAAACGAAATGTTGCCCAAAACTTATGCACGTTGCTCACCTACCTTTTGAATAAAGATTTCATTAATCGTTGGCTCTAAAATTTGAAAACGACGTACAAAACCACGATGTTGAATGACTTCAAATAAAACATTGGCTACACTTTCATCTTCAATTGTAAAAAATATTGTGCTATCTTTTTCTTCTATTTTAATAACACCTTCTACCTCTGCAAGATCTGAAATATCATAGTCTGCTTCTATTGCTACACGTTTATAACCGATATCTTCTTTCACCTGTGCAATAGATCCTTGAACGACCATTTTCCCTTGGTTTAAGATACAAATATCATCACACAGCTCTTCGATATGCTCCATACGATGTGAACTAAAAATGATTGTCGTTCCTTTAGCATTCAGCTCTTTAACAGCTGACTTTAATAGCTCAACATTCACAGGATCCAAACCACTAAATGGTTCATCTAAAATCAACAATTCTGGCTCATGTAAAATACTGGCTAACAACTGTATTTTCTGTTGATTCCCCTTAGAAAGTGACTCAATCTTTTTGTCTTTGTTCTCAGTAATCTCAAAACGTTCTAACCAATATGTAATAGCGGTTTGAATGGTTTTAGAAGATAACCCTTTTAGAGTAGCAAGGTACGTTAGCTCCTCTGTCACGGTGAGTTTAGGGTGTAAACCGCGTTCTTCTGGTAAATAGCCAATCGCATTATACATTTGAGCATTGATGGGTTTACCATTGTATGTTATTTCACCTGTTGTGGGTTCTGTTAAACCTAATATCATGCGAAAACTTGTGGTTTTGCCTGCCCCATTTCGTCCTAAAAATCCAAGCATTTTGCCTTTTTCAAGCGTCAAGTTAATATTATCGACTGCTGTAAAATTCTGGAATTTTTTTGTGACATGTTCTATCTTTAACGTCATCTAACCCCTCCATTTATTTTGTTATTTTAATTATATAACATACCTTCCTTTTTGACAAATATATTTGTCAAAAAGGAAGGTGTTTTTGTCATTCATATTCTTTTATTCCTCATCATATGTACGCTTAACTTTATACTTGGAATAAAAATAAAGCATAATACCTGTTAAGATACTTGTACCCAAAGCAATCAATCCATTTCGAATAAAATCTGTCATAGAAAATGAAGTATCAAGGATAAAAATAGGTAAAATAACCATATTTAATATCATCATAACGCTCATCATCATAATACCAAATAAGATCGATGAACGTTTCAATTTCCTCAACGTCTTTCGATATGTTTGTTCATCATCAATTTCTAATACATTGGCATATTGCTGTTTTAATTTGACTTCAATCATCATAGCAAGCGTCAGAAAAAGAAGAAGCCCAAGACCTTCAACAACAGGTAACTGCTCAAAATAGAATTTTATCCAAAAACTAACATTCAGCAACAAAATAAGCCCCCAAAACAACCATGAAAAATTTTGGGCTAATACACGATGTGAGTGTTGTTTCTCAAACTCATCTTTTATCGCTTCTCCATTAAAGGTATCCAACACATACTGTTTCAATGACATATTAATCCCCCTTCCTAACTTGAACATTGTCTCTTAATTGAATGATATATAAAATACTAGGCACTATGATGATCAACAAACTCCATGTTTGTGTATGCCAATATGGATATTTTCCTACCATTAACGGCGCTAATACATTTATAGTAAGCAACAAATAAATGATAATCCCTATATTTATTGAA contains these protein-coding regions:
- a CDS encoding ABC transporter ATP-binding protein; translated protein: MTLKIEHVTKKFQNFTAVDNINLTLEKGKMLGFLGRNGAGKTTSFRMILGLTEPTTGEITYNGKPINAQMYNAIGYLPEERGLHPKLTVTEELTYLATLKGLSSKTIQTAITYWLERFEITENKDKKIESLSKGNQQKIQLLASILHEPELLILDEPFSGLDPVNVELLKSAVKELNAKGTTIIFSSHRMEHIEELCDDICILNQGKMVVQGSIAQVKEDIGYKRVAIEADYDISDLAEVEGVIKIEEKDSTIFFTIEDESVANVLFEVIQHRGFVRRFQILEPTINEIFIQKVGEQRA